The Corynebacterium sp. SCR221107 genome includes the window ATCCCATTTAGGGGCTCGTGCCACCGGCGCCGAGCCCGACTTTTCCAAGACCAAAGGATGCCCCATGAATTCGGCACTGAGACTCGACGCCTCCTGGGTGGACTACACCCTCGTGGCCTTGTACTTCGTATTTGTCCTCGGCATTGGCTGGGCGGCGAAGGCAAAGGTCTCCTCTTCGATTGACTTCTTCCTTTCCGGCCGCGGCCTTCCTGCCTGGGTGACGGGCCTGGCCTTCATCTCCGCCAACTTGGGTGCCGTTGAGATCATCGGCATGTCCGCTAATGGCGCGCAGTACGGATTCCAGACGATGCATTACTTCTGGATCGGCGCCGTGCCGGCCATGGTCTTCCTCGGCATCGTCATGATGCCCTTCTACTATGGCTCGAAGGTGCGCTCGGTTCCTGAGTTCATGCGCAAGCGCTTCGGCGCGGGCGCGCACCTGGTCAACGCCATCTCCTTCGCGCTGGCTCAGCTGCTCATCGCCGGCGTGAACCTGCTGCTGCTGGCCAAGATCGTCAACGCCCTGTTGGGCTGGCCGCTTTGGCTGACGCTGATCATCGCTGCCGTCATCGTACTTTCCTACATCACCCTCGGCGGCCTGTCTGCCGCCATCTACAACGAGGTGCTGCAGTTCTTCGTCATCGTCGCAGCGCTGTTGCCGCTGACCATCATTGGCATGAACCGTGTGGGCGGCTGGTCTGGCCTGAAGGATGCCGTGGCCAACGAATCGCACTTCCACACCTGGCCGGGCATGGATCTGTCGGGCTTTAGCTCCCCGGTGCTTTCGGTCATCGGTATTACCTTCGGCCTGGGGTTTGTGCTCTCCTTCGGTTATTGGACCACCAACTTCGTGGAGGTCCAGCGCGCAATGGCTTCCGAGTCCATCTCGGCTGCCCGCAAGACCCCGATCATCGGCGCTTTCCCGAAGATGTTCATTCCTTTCCTCGTGGTGCTGCCGGGCATGGTCGCCAGCGTGACCGTTGCTGAGCTCATGGGCCCGGAGGCCACCGCCAAGCCGAATGACGCCATCTTGCTGCTCATGCGCGACCTGTTGCCCAACGGCCTGCTGGGCGTTGCCATCGCCGGTTTGCTTGCCTCCTTCATGGCTGGCATGGCTGCCAACATTTCCGCCTTTAACACCGTGATCAGCTACGACATCTGGCAGCAGTATGTGGTCAAGGACCGCGAGGATGACTACTACCTGAAGTTCGGCCGTATCGCCACCGTCGTGGCCACCCTCATCGCCGTGTTCACCGCGCTGTTGGCTCGCAACTTCGGCAACGTGATGGACTACCTGCAGACGCTGTTCGGCTTCTTTAACGCCCCGCTTTTTGCCACCTTCATCCTGGGCATGTTCTGGAAGCGCATGACTCCGCACGCTGGCTGGTCGGGCCTGGTTTCCGGCACCGCCGCCGCCGTGATTTTCTGGGCACTGTCGCTGGGGGAGAACCCGGTGGTCAACCTGCCGGGTCAGGGTACCGCTTTCGTCGCCGCCACCCTTGCCTTTATCACGGA containing:
- a CDS encoding sodium:solute symporter family protein produces the protein MNSALRLDASWVDYTLVALYFVFVLGIGWAAKAKVSSSIDFFLSGRGLPAWVTGLAFISANLGAVEIIGMSANGAQYGFQTMHYFWIGAVPAMVFLGIVMMPFYYGSKVRSVPEFMRKRFGAGAHLVNAISFALAQLLIAGVNLLLLAKIVNALLGWPLWLTLIIAAVIVLSYITLGGLSAAIYNEVLQFFVIVAALLPLTIIGMNRVGGWSGLKDAVANESHFHTWPGMDLSGFSSPVLSVIGITFGLGFVLSFGYWTTNFVEVQRAMASESISAARKTPIIGAFPKMFIPFLVVLPGMVASVTVAELMGPEATAKPNDAILLLMRDLLPNGLLGVAIAGLLASFMAGMAANISAFNTVISYDIWQQYVVKDREDDYYLKFGRIATVVATLIAVFTALLARNFGNVMDYLQTLFGFFNAPLFATFILGMFWKRMTPHAGWSGLVSGTAAAVIFWALSLGENPVVNLPGQGTAFVAATLAFITDIIVSVIVSTFTTPKPDEDLVGFVKSVTPKSHFADDTEAALPWYRRTVPLGMLCLAMVVTLNIIFL